The Henckelia pumila isolate YLH828 chromosome 2, ASM3356847v2, whole genome shotgun sequence genome includes a window with the following:
- the LOC140879022 gene encoding uncharacterized protein, whose amino-acid sequence MEIMKQVHEGICGAHQSGIKMRWLVRRHGYYWPSMLKDCIRYSKGCQPCQRHGNIQRVPADEMYTIIKPWPFRGWAMDLFGKIYPSSSKGHNFIIVATEFFTKWDNGQAESSDKVLIQILQKMMEDNPRDWPRLLSETLWATEHLI is encoded by the exons ATGGAGATCATGAAACAGGTACATGAAGGAATATGCGGTGCACATCAATCAGGAATTAAGATGAGATGGCTCGTGAGGAGACATGGGTATTATTGGCCATCAATGTTGAAAGATTGCATTAGATACTCTAAAGGATGTCAACCTTGCCAAAGACATGGCAATATCCAACGGGTTCCTGCTGATGAAATGTATACTATTATAAAACCATGGCCATTTCGAGGTTGGGCTATGGATTTATTCGGGAAAATTTATCCATCTTCATCTAAAGGCCATAATTTCATTATTGTGGCTACCGAATTCTTTACTAAATGG GACAATGGGCAGGCAGAATCTTCTGATAAAGTGCTGATTCAAATCTTGCAGAAAATGATGGAAGACAATCCAAGAGATTGGCCTAGGCTATTATCCGAAACATTATGGGCTACAGAACATCTAATATAA